The Halomicronema hongdechloris C2206 genome includes a window with the following:
- a CDS encoding polysaccharide pyruvyl transferase family protein, translated as MGASNTLICGYYGHYNWGDEAMLTGLLRLLRPYCPHVTVYSAAPDNTQARHGVKTLSTVPPRRRLQAWRQQWQHTRAMLTHRCFVLGGGDLLRDSPTHEVAGVWLAPLQQAVQLGHTTLVLGISVGDIWKAESRQQIPRVLNRVSLIAVRDQISRHRLIDLGVRRPIQVMPDLALQALPPTAIQQRSQSRESPQVGLSLRSVMGRGAIAQDACQADRALTLDAHLQQVMATIADTLIERHGATIHLVPFQAYPAEYHKRHRPSVDDHAFGLVSQQLSRYPEQWICHPYIASLDQLLTILQSLDLMIGTRLHSLILAAGSGVPAIAIEYDPKVSGFMAAIDQTTYVHPLENLNTTAITTQAEAILTRWPQAHSAILTGLAQYNRGWQSPVSSLEDLLR; from the coding sequence ATGGGAGCATCCAATACCCTGATATGTGGCTATTATGGCCATTACAACTGGGGCGATGAGGCCATGTTGACGGGGTTGCTACGGCTACTACGCCCCTACTGTCCCCATGTCACTGTCTATTCAGCGGCCCCTGATAATACCCAGGCTCGTCATGGGGTGAAGACCCTTTCGACAGTGCCGCCGCGTCGGCGTTTGCAAGCTTGGCGTCAGCAATGGCAGCATACTCGAGCGATGCTGACCCATCGCTGTTTTGTCTTGGGCGGAGGCGATCTACTGCGGGATAGCCCCACCCATGAGGTAGCAGGGGTATGGTTGGCTCCTCTGCAGCAGGCAGTGCAGCTGGGACATACCACCTTGGTCTTGGGCATTAGCGTTGGCGATATTTGGAAAGCTGAGAGTCGACAGCAAATTCCTCGGGTGTTGAATCGGGTATCCCTGATCGCCGTGCGAGACCAGATATCGCGGCACAGGCTGATTGATTTAGGAGTGAGGCGACCGATTCAGGTGATGCCCGATCTGGCTCTCCAGGCGCTGCCTCCGACTGCTATTCAGCAGCGGTCACAGTCCCGAGAATCTCCCCAAGTTGGCCTGTCTCTTCGGTCTGTGATGGGACGAGGTGCGATCGCACAGGATGCCTGCCAAGCTGACAGAGCTTTAACCCTAGATGCCCATCTCCAGCAGGTAATGGCCACCATTGCCGACACGTTAATTGAACGCCACGGAGCCACCATTCATCTCGTGCCCTTTCAGGCTTATCCGGCTGAGTATCACAAGCGACATCGTCCTAGTGTAGACGACCATGCCTTTGGCTTAGTCAGTCAGCAGCTTAGCCGCTACCCCGAACAATGGATTTGCCATCCCTACATTGCATCCCTAGACCAGCTGTTGACGATCCTGCAGTCCTTAGATCTGATGATTGGAACTCGACTGCACTCATTAATTTTGGCCGCAGGAAGTGGCGTACCGGCCATAGCCATCGAGTACGACCCCAAAGTGTCAGGCTTCATGGCAGCAATTGATCAGACTACCTATGTCCATCCCCTGGAAAACCTCAATACCACTGCCATTACGACCCAAGCAGAAGCTATCTTAACCCGTTGGCCTCAGGCCCATAGCGCGATTCTAACTGGCCTGGCTCAATACAATCGGGGTTGGCAGTCCCCAGTCTCCTCTCTGGAGGACTTACTAAGGTAA
- a CDS encoding sulfotransferase family protein: MTTQPIFIVGVPRSGTTLMTTLLSAHARVAISPETHFLDEWLPRYQHWCALERADHFQQFWQNWSSSQRFSYFGVDPEQVFQRLQAQPAINFKVIFQSLLEEYAISQGKSRWGEKTPMHYRHLQTLLNWYPNARVIWMIRDPRATVASLLPLAWASNSARSNAQHWLGSLHLFETRWRRDHRVLLVRYEDLVTVPESTLVQVCKFIGEVYDPSMITNRSEQTCPVINRCSWAERHLKQALQPISQQGLHKWKRRLSRRQVVNIELITRSKLETYGYQLTVPPWFLASWHWASTMRSRLQLLNLHQILDM; encoded by the coding sequence ATGACAACTCAGCCTATCTTCATCGTGGGCGTGCCTCGCTCAGGCACGACCCTCATGACCACCCTGCTATCTGCCCATGCTCGTGTTGCCATCTCTCCGGAAACCCATTTCTTAGATGAATGGTTACCACGCTACCAACATTGGTGTGCCCTTGAGCGAGCCGATCATTTCCAGCAATTCTGGCAGAATTGGAGCAGCAGTCAGCGATTTTCCTATTTCGGGGTTGATCCAGAGCAGGTGTTTCAACGTCTTCAAGCGCAGCCAGCAATCAACTTCAAAGTCATCTTCCAAAGTCTTTTAGAAGAGTATGCTATCAGCCAGGGAAAATCTCGCTGGGGCGAGAAAACCCCCATGCATTACCGCCATCTGCAGACCTTACTAAACTGGTATCCCAATGCTCGAGTCATTTGGATGATACGAGATCCGCGGGCAACGGTGGCCTCGTTGTTACCACTAGCCTGGGCCAGTAATTCAGCCCGCAGCAATGCCCAACATTGGCTGGGCAGTCTACATTTGTTTGAGACCCGTTGGCGACGAGATCATCGAGTGCTGCTGGTGCGGTATGAAGATTTAGTCACTGTCCCAGAGTCAACCCTGGTTCAGGTCTGCAAATTTATCGGCGAAGTTTACGACCCTAGCATGATTACAAATCGCTCCGAGCAGACTTGCCCGGTCATTAACCGCTGTAGTTGGGCTGAGAGACACCTGAAGCAGGCCCTACAGCCGATTAGTCAACAAGGTCTTCACAAATGGAAGCGACGACTCTCTCGGCGTCAGGTGGTCAATATTGAGTTGATTACTCGTTCAAAGCTAGAGACCTATGGTTATCAGTTAACTGTCCCGCCTTGGTTTTTAGCTAGTTGGCATTGGGCATCGACGATGCGCTCTCGTCTACAGTTACTCAATCTCCATCAGATACTAGACATGTAA
- a CDS encoding glycosyltransferase, protein MRIGFLQTTDANSEYESGVTRYGRLLAQQGKKRGELDIQVVEVKLTAPDADACQLKEAGHKLSTCNVVHGQFSKYLWGGGWQQWQRLRQFLQSLAVPLVVTMHDIDTVLYSPAQLGQMVWQENQRQRSYAKSPSLALRSTLRQLWQQRLPDSITLLHLVQQSDRVLVCTQEEAQHLQYICGRNWHNSADIVYSSSRAHGISKLQVIPHFVEEPVLRLSPQAAKDQLGLNHRQIVTLQGFISRGKGHRLAIEALAQLPDTVMLIFAGMATSENQAFLQELRQLAADLGVTSQLLITGYLDDETLARYLWASDLALCPFSKMAASGSLSTWIALGRPILASQWPQIEAYNQLEPGAIRVFTPYTATALAKAINAQLQDSEAVSAVHQDQALARLRGRLHIAQIFEEHLTIYKSVMALEDI, encoded by the coding sequence ATGAGAATTGGCTTTTTGCAGACGACGGATGCCAATTCAGAATACGAGAGTGGTGTGACCCGGTATGGTCGCTTGCTAGCTCAACAGGGAAAAAAGCGCGGTGAGTTAGATATTCAAGTAGTAGAGGTCAAGCTAACGGCACCTGATGCCGATGCTTGCCAGTTAAAGGAAGCTGGTCACAAACTATCGACTTGCAATGTGGTGCATGGGCAGTTTAGTAAATATCTCTGGGGAGGAGGCTGGCAACAGTGGCAACGACTGCGACAATTTCTACAGTCCTTGGCTGTTCCACTAGTTGTCACAATGCATGATATCGATACGGTGTTATACTCCCCGGCTCAGCTAGGGCAGATGGTATGGCAGGAAAATCAGCGGCAACGGAGCTATGCTAAGTCACCATCCTTGGCTTTGCGCAGCACGCTGCGGCAACTGTGGCAACAGCGGTTGCCAGATAGCATAACCCTGCTACATCTGGTACAGCAGAGTGATCGGGTGTTAGTTTGCACGCAGGAAGAAGCTCAGCATTTGCAGTATATCTGCGGCAGAAATTGGCACAATTCTGCAGATATTGTTTATTCGTCTTCCCGAGCTCATGGCATTTCGAAACTTCAGGTAATTCCCCACTTCGTGGAAGAGCCAGTGCTACGGCTATCTCCTCAAGCAGCTAAAGATCAACTTGGCCTCAACCATCGCCAAATTGTAACCCTGCAGGGGTTTATTTCCCGAGGAAAGGGACATCGCTTGGCTATTGAAGCCTTGGCCCAACTCCCTGATACTGTCATGCTGATCTTCGCTGGCATGGCTACTTCGGAAAATCAGGCCTTTTTGCAAGAACTACGACAGCTAGCAGCAGACCTAGGGGTGACATCACAGTTGCTGATTACTGGTTACCTCGACGATGAGACCTTGGCTCGCTATCTGTGGGCTAGTGATTTAGCGTTGTGCCCCTTCTCGAAGATGGCAGCATCGGGGTCATTATCTACTTGGATCGCCTTAGGGCGGCCAATTCTGGCTTCTCAATGGCCTCAAATTGAGGCCTATAACCAGTTGGAACCAGGAGCGATTAGAGTCTTTACTCCCTATACGGCAACAGCCCTAGCAAAGGCTATTAATGCTCAGCTGCAAGATTCTGAAGCTGTGTCAGCAGTCCACCAAGATCAAGCTCTAGCTCGCCTCAGGGGACGACTACATATTGCCCAGATATTTGAGGAGCATTTAACCATCTATAAATCAGTCATGGCCTTAGAGGACATTTGA
- a CDS encoding glycosyltransferase family 4 protein: MLRTLFLTGKPIYPPMGGAALRNWQNITAVKALGPVAVVAILSRRAPRQQEVPPDVALWQSIHGDDIAQQRHILRKLEKKLWWLRPYGHWWADDFYSGRVAWQLQQLVQDFKPDVIILEELWLHRYLPVLLQSSARLIYDAHNVEFSLRQAIEQNLSDFRDRLEATLLSRKVRAIERRVIGQVDQLWTCSKQDAQLIQRLYGRPPSSIQVVPNGIDTRFYAGVRSREIASPPHLPEGCQYLLFTATFSYQPNAKAAEILIEAIFPAVQATHPNTRLLLVGDAPTPLMRHAARLSQGAITVTGRVADVRPYLAIATLTVMPLQVGGGTRLKILEAFAAECPVVTTEKGVEGIVGYPGTHWLQANTADEIIVAVSRLLVDDTLKNRLRQAAYEWVQTQYSWQALTPIIQAATADVVNTSP; encoded by the coding sequence TTGTTGCGAACGCTGTTTCTCACGGGCAAGCCAATTTATCCACCCATGGGTGGAGCCGCCCTGCGCAATTGGCAAAACATCACCGCTGTCAAAGCCCTGGGACCAGTGGCCGTCGTCGCGATACTCTCCCGCCGGGCCCCTCGTCAGCAGGAAGTTCCCCCCGACGTTGCCCTCTGGCAGAGCATTCATGGAGATGACATCGCCCAGCAACGACATATTCTCCGTAAGCTGGAGAAAAAACTCTGGTGGCTACGCCCCTATGGCCACTGGTGGGCTGACGATTTTTATTCCGGCCGAGTCGCCTGGCAATTGCAGCAGCTCGTACAAGACTTTAAACCGGATGTGATCATCCTGGAAGAGCTTTGGTTGCATCGTTATCTGCCAGTATTGCTGCAAAGTTCGGCTCGCCTCATCTATGACGCCCATAATGTTGAATTTTCCCTACGGCAAGCCATAGAACAGAACTTAAGTGATTTCAGAGATCGCCTAGAAGCCACCTTGCTCAGCCGTAAGGTCAGAGCCATTGAGCGGCGAGTGATTGGCCAAGTCGATCAGCTCTGGACCTGTAGTAAGCAAGATGCCCAGTTGATCCAAAGGCTCTATGGTCGTCCTCCATCGTCAATTCAGGTTGTCCCCAACGGCATCGACACTAGATTTTACGCAGGGGTTCGCTCTAGAGAGATAGCCTCCCCCCCCCATTTACCTGAGGGATGCCAGTACTTACTATTCACTGCCACCTTTTCCTACCAACCCAACGCTAAGGCCGCCGAAATTTTAATCGAGGCGATCTTTCCTGCAGTCCAGGCAACTCACCCTAATACGCGACTTTTACTGGTGGGTGATGCCCCGACGCCGCTGATGCGCCATGCAGCTCGGTTATCTCAGGGAGCTATCACCGTGACTGGTCGAGTAGCAGATGTGCGACCTTACTTGGCCATAGCCACCCTGACAGTGATGCCATTACAAGTTGGCGGCGGCACTCGCCTAAAAATTCTAGAAGCTTTTGCAGCGGAATGCCCGGTCGTAACTACTGAAAAGGGAGTTGAAGGAATTGTCGGTTATCCTGGCACTCATTGGTTACAGGCGAATACGGCCGATGAAATCATCGTGGCAGTCTCGAGACTCTTGGTAGATGATACCCTCAAGAATCGCTTGAGACAGGCAGCCTATGAGTGGGTGCAAACTCAGTATTCTTGGCAGGCATTGACGCCAATTATCCAAGCAGCTACAGCCGATGTCGTCAACACTTCACCTTAG
- a CDS encoding glycosyltransferase: MTGALRIVAWPAHKKCYKNPYPCLLYSQLNRHGVDVREFQFSSSLQGPFHILHIHWPLEDLLDPNRPWQSRVKVLGVLLILRYMRWRGTRLVWTIHNLQPHDAYFPTLQAWFWRQFIPLLHSYISLSQTIAQQAQHHFPQLARLPKCIIPHGHYRDAYPNDIDRAAAKARLGIPVTTKVLLFLGLIRPYKNVPALIKQFRHLPVYDWQLVVAGQPISETMASQVQQAANQDPRVQLHLDFIDNDRLQVFFNAANLVVLPFSQIANSGSALLALSYNCPILVPSLGALKELQTQVGTSWVQTYQPDLNASDLQRALHWAITTLRPAQAPLDPFEWSVIGRQTLACFKAIAS, encoded by the coding sequence TTGACAGGTGCTTTGAGAATTGTGGCTTGGCCTGCCCATAAAAAATGCTATAAAAATCCCTATCCCTGTCTTTTATACAGCCAGTTGAATCGCCATGGAGTGGATGTTCGAGAATTTCAATTTTCCAGTTCATTGCAAGGCCCCTTTCATATCTTGCACATCCACTGGCCCCTAGAAGACCTGCTCGATCCCAATCGCCCCTGGCAATCTCGGGTGAAAGTCCTAGGAGTGCTGTTGATTCTGCGATACATGCGCTGGCGAGGCACTCGCTTAGTGTGGACAATTCATAACCTCCAGCCCCACGACGCCTATTTTCCGACCTTGCAAGCCTGGTTTTGGCGACAGTTTATTCCCCTGCTGCATAGCTATATCAGCCTCAGTCAAACCATTGCCCAGCAGGCTCAGCATCACTTTCCTCAGCTTGCCCGATTGCCTAAGTGCATTATTCCTCACGGCCATTATCGAGATGCCTACCCCAACGATATCGACAGGGCTGCAGCTAAAGCCAGGCTGGGCATTCCAGTCACCACTAAAGTATTACTCTTCCTGGGGCTAATTCGCCCCTACAAGAATGTACCTGCCCTGATCAAACAGTTTCGACACCTACCGGTCTATGATTGGCAGCTAGTGGTGGCTGGCCAACCGATTAGCGAGACCATGGCTAGTCAGGTACAACAAGCAGCCAATCAGGATCCTCGCGTTCAATTACACCTAGACTTCATCGACAATGACAGACTCCAGGTCTTTTTCAATGCTGCCAACCTAGTAGTATTACCCTTCAGCCAGATCGCCAATTCTGGCAGTGCCCTACTGGCCCTCTCCTACAATTGCCCTATCCTGGTTCCCTCCCTAGGGGCCTTGAAAGAACTCCAGACCCAGGTGGGTACCTCTTGGGTGCAAACCTACCAGCCTGACTTAAACGCATCAGATCTACAGCGAGCCCTGCATTGGGCTATTACCACACTCCGTCCAGCCCAAGCCCCCCTAGACCCATTTGAGTGGTCTGTGATTGGACGGCAAACCCTGGCATGCTTTAAGGCGATCGCATCCTAA
- the hpsE gene encoding hormogonium polysaccharide biosynthesis glycosyltransferase HpsE encodes MPDFTVAIRTHNGALRLPAVLAALRSQTGLDQIPWEIVIVDNCSVDNTATVIHSYQAHWSAASSLRYCYEPRLGASHARRRAIDEAQAPLIGFLDDDNVPAQDWVKAAITFAAAHPEAAAVGSQIHGVYEVSPPRNFDRIAQFLPIIERDEIVCFTQGIYAFTNTLPPGAGLVIRRAVWLNHVPQRQILKGPVGRSLSQKGEDIEALLYIKKAGGTIWFNPAMHIYHQIPKTRLERDYLLRFFRGIGISRYHTRMIRYPHWQRPLILPAYILNDFRKLILHLLKYKNTARNDVVVASERELLMSSLLSPLQTWVTWLKAQIYCLRNPRRCN; translated from the coding sequence ATGCCAGATTTTACGGTCGCGATCCGAACTCATAACGGCGCCCTGCGATTGCCCGCCGTCTTAGCGGCGTTGCGATCGCAAACCGGCCTTGATCAGATTCCCTGGGAAATCGTCATCGTTGATAACTGCAGCGTCGATAATACAGCTACTGTCATTCACAGCTATCAGGCTCACTGGTCTGCTGCTTCATCCCTTCGGTATTGTTACGAGCCCAGATTAGGAGCCTCCCATGCCCGACGTCGGGCCATCGACGAAGCCCAGGCCCCTTTAATCGGCTTCCTAGACGACGACAATGTGCCTGCTCAAGACTGGGTCAAGGCAGCCATCACCTTTGCCGCTGCCCATCCCGAAGCTGCTGCCGTCGGTAGCCAGATTCATGGCGTTTACGAAGTCTCCCCTCCCCGAAATTTTGACCGCATCGCACAATTTCTACCGATTATTGAGCGCGACGAAATCGTCTGTTTTACTCAAGGTATTTATGCCTTCACCAACACCTTACCCCCGGGAGCAGGCCTAGTGATTCGCCGCGCTGTCTGGCTCAATCACGTTCCCCAACGGCAAATTCTTAAGGGACCCGTGGGACGATCCCTAAGCCAGAAAGGGGAAGATATTGAAGCACTGCTCTACATCAAAAAGGCTGGCGGAACCATCTGGTTTAACCCCGCCATGCACATCTACCATCAAATTCCTAAAACTCGGTTAGAGCGAGACTATTTGCTGCGCTTTTTCCGGGGCATTGGTATTAGCCGATATCATACCCGCATGATTCGATACCCCCATTGGCAGCGCCCTTTGATTCTGCCAGCGTATATTCTCAACGATTTCCGCAAGCTAATTTTACATCTGCTGAAATACAAAAATACGGCCAGAAACGATGTTGTCGTCGCGTCTGAGCGAGAACTCCTGATGAGTTCTCTGTTAAGCCCACTACAAACCTGGGTCACTTGGCTTAAGGCTCAGATTTATTGTCTTCGCAACCCTCGCCGTTGTAATTAA
- a CDS encoding serine hydrolase: MAQYGNSSQQPSPPLRRYSPPTAGNNTAGSQGAPRPRPQRPNPRRRNWWRTQQQMFQTPPGTSRRSTPTASDQRPSRPASSHPGSPQAAPRSAPRAPYQASPGQGHRRPSQGPRPQSRPLSQPPQPSPPRPESRLPHPDRKVTPLRPKPTNTSRSTAKARSTAKAHRGRPPQSPTRSERSHAASTPRRPRPTALPLLYVMRLLILGIGVAAIVGTVLSVLGPTEADAPTPGALTQAEPERSQSSSNPRANSGLSWNTELTYLAADLESLSALTPGLTQATFMVDLDTGDYVDVNGSTPVPAASTIKVPILVALLQAIDAGQVTLDQGLTLRQQDLAGGSGELREQPLDTQYPVLEVATQMIVSSDNTATNMIIELLGGATALNQQFRQWGLSATVIRSPLPDLGGTNTTSAQDLVTLMARVNQGELLSLRSRDRLLAIMQRTDNRSLIPSAAGNGAIVANKTGDIKSLLGDVALVDTRSGKRYALAILVQRPDNDGRAGELIRRITERVQQEMTQAVSTTETTVPEEARDATGDTRFDGEATPSLSPGDGTDLQVPQG, translated from the coding sequence ATGGCACAGTACGGCAACTCTTCTCAGCAACCATCTCCCCCGCTGCGACGGTATTCCCCTCCCACTGCAGGCAATAATACCGCTGGCTCCCAAGGGGCACCTCGGCCCCGACCTCAGCGTCCTAATCCTCGCCGTCGCAACTGGTGGCGCACCCAACAGCAGATGTTCCAGACGCCACCTGGGACGTCGCGCCGGTCAACCCCGACGGCCTCTGATCAGCGCCCGTCTAGACCTGCCAGCAGCCATCCTGGCTCGCCTCAAGCGGCGCCACGGTCGGCCCCCCGAGCGCCCTATCAGGCCTCCCCTGGCCAGGGTCACAGGCGCCCTTCCCAGGGCCCACGCCCTCAATCAAGGCCGCTGTCCCAGCCACCACAACCCTCACCCCCTCGGCCAGAGTCACGCCTTCCTCACCCCGATCGGAAAGTCACTCCCTTACGACCGAAACCGACCAATACCTCTAGATCTACGGCTAAGGCTAGATCTACGGCTAAGGCCCATCGGGGACGGCCCCCACAGTCCCCCACTCGATCTGAGCGGTCCCATGCTGCTTCCACGCCACGACGACCTCGGCCGACAGCCCTTCCCCTGCTCTATGTCATGCGGCTGCTGATCCTAGGGATTGGGGTTGCCGCGATTGTGGGGACGGTGCTGTCAGTTCTAGGGCCGACGGAGGCAGATGCCCCGACACCAGGGGCTCTCACTCAAGCTGAGCCTGAGCGTTCCCAGTCGTCATCGAACCCCAGGGCGAACAGTGGTCTGTCCTGGAATACTGAATTAACCTATCTGGCGGCTGATTTGGAAAGTCTATCGGCCCTGACACCTGGATTGACCCAAGCCACCTTCATGGTGGACTTAGACACGGGCGACTATGTTGATGTCAATGGCAGTACTCCTGTGCCAGCAGCCAGTACCATTAAGGTGCCTATCTTAGTGGCATTACTACAAGCTATAGATGCAGGACAAGTTACCTTAGATCAGGGGCTAACTCTGCGGCAGCAAGATCTGGCCGGGGGGTCTGGGGAGCTCCGCGAGCAGCCCTTAGACACACAGTACCCCGTACTTGAGGTGGCTACCCAGATGATTGTTAGCAGTGACAACACTGCCACCAATATGATTATCGAGCTGTTGGGAGGGGCTACAGCCTTAAACCAACAGTTTCGCCAATGGGGGTTATCTGCCACCGTGATTCGCAGCCCCTTGCCTGATCTAGGGGGAACCAATACAACCAGTGCTCAGGATTTGGTGACTTTGATGGCCAGGGTCAACCAGGGAGAGCTCTTGTCGCTACGATCGCGAGATCGGTTGCTGGCGATCATGCAGCGCACTGATAATCGCTCTTTGATTCCATCAGCAGCTGGAAATGGCGCCATCGTGGCCAATAAGACCGGAGATATTAAATCCTTACTCGGGGATGTTGCCCTGGTGGACACCCGCAGTGGTAAACGTTACGCCCTGGCCATTTTGGTGCAGCGCCCTGACAATGATGGCCGTGCTGGCGAATTGATCCGACGAATTACTGAGCGCGTACAGCAGGAGATGACTCAGGCTGTTTCAACGACAGAGACGACGGTGCCGGAGGAGGCAAGAGATGCAACTGGGGATACCAGGTTCGATGGCGAGGCCACTCCGTCTCTTTCTCCAGGCGATGGTACTGATCTCCAAGTTCCCCAGGGCTAG
- a CDS encoding RNA methyltransferase, producing MALDHIRIVLVEPAGPLNVGSVARVMKNMGLSQLVLVNPHCDPNAAAAQQMAVHGQDVLTAARRVDSLPQALQGCRRTIATTARPRSLDSPLETPEIALPWLLAPEAAAVALIFGPEDRGLNNIELNYAQRLVRIPANPDYPSLNLAQAVAVCSYLLSRLDQSQATTAASAAEAMVPGQSSALREAAPAMAPHETTIAPDSARAAIDQIDGFYSDLEALLLKIGYLYPHTANSRMQKLRRLMYRTAPTSQELAMLRGIIRQVEWALAASDPNTLPSP from the coding sequence ATGGCCCTTGACCACATCCGCATCGTGTTAGTAGAGCCGGCGGGTCCCCTCAACGTGGGCTCTGTAGCTCGGGTGATGAAAAATATGGGCCTGAGCCAATTGGTCTTAGTGAATCCCCACTGTGACCCCAATGCCGCTGCTGCTCAACAGATGGCGGTTCACGGGCAAGATGTCCTGACGGCCGCCCGTCGAGTAGACTCCTTGCCCCAAGCCCTACAGGGGTGTCGCCGAACCATTGCCACCACAGCTCGCCCCCGCTCTCTGGATAGCCCCTTAGAAACCCCAGAAATCGCACTACCCTGGTTATTGGCCCCCGAAGCGGCGGCGGTGGCCCTCATCTTTGGCCCAGAAGATCGCGGCTTGAATAACATCGAGCTCAATTATGCTCAGCGCTTGGTGCGTATTCCCGCCAATCCCGATTATCCCTCCCTAAATCTAGCCCAGGCGGTGGCAGTCTGTAGCTATTTGCTCTCTCGTCTCGATCAGTCCCAGGCGACGACAGCAGCCTCAGCAGCGGAGGCGATGGTCCCGGGTCAATCGAGTGCCCTCAGGGAGGCTGCACCTGCCATGGCGCCCCATGAAACCACCATCGCCCCCGACTCTGCCCGGGCAGCCATCGACCAAATTGATGGCTTTTATTCTGATTTGGAAGCATTATTGCTAAAAATCGGCTATCTTTACCCCCATACAGCCAATAGCCGCATGCAAAAATTGCGTCGGTTAATGTATCGAACGGCTCCCACATCCCAGGAATTGGCTATGCTAAGGGGAATTATCCGCCAGGTAGAGTGGGCCCTGGCAGCTTCTGATCCCAATACCCTCCCTTCGCCCTAG
- a CDS encoding HAD family hydrolase, with translation MLQAILFDLDGTLANTDPIHRQVWQAVLHPYGIEVNPTVYQQTFSGRLNPDILQDLLPHLSLEQRQQLSQAKEAEFRRQARAQLRPLPGLIELLAWSKAHCLQEAIVTNAPRANAEFTLQTLGLTERFATVILADELPRGKPDPLPYQEGLRHLQVSPEAAVVFEDSPSGIRSAIATGILTIGVATTHEPQHLYDLGATLVISDFTDARLSQLGLLC, from the coding sequence ATGCTACAGGCAATTTTGTTCGATTTGGACGGGACCTTAGCCAACACCGATCCGATTCACCGTCAGGTCTGGCAGGCAGTACTGCATCCCTATGGAATCGAAGTGAATCCAACGGTTTATCAGCAGACCTTTAGTGGTCGTCTTAATCCCGATATCTTGCAGGATCTATTGCCTCATCTGTCTTTGGAGCAACGGCAACAGCTGAGTCAGGCTAAGGAAGCCGAGTTCCGTCGCCAGGCCCGGGCCCAATTACGGCCCTTACCAGGGCTGATAGAGTTGCTGGCCTGGAGCAAAGCACACTGCTTGCAGGAGGCCATTGTCACCAATGCTCCCCGCGCCAATGCGGAATTCACGCTGCAGACCTTGGGCCTGACAGAGCGATTTGCAACGGTGATCTTGGCCGATGAGTTGCCCCGGGGCAAGCCCGACCCCCTGCCCTATCAGGAAGGACTGCGACACTTGCAGGTGTCGCCGGAGGCCGCGGTAGTCTTTGAAGACTCGCCGTCGGGTATTCGATCTGCGATCGCAACTGGCATTCTCACCATTGGGGTTGCCACCACCCATGAGCCTCAACACCTCTACGACCTAGGGGCCACCCTAGTGATTTCAGACTTTACTGATGCTCGTCTGTCCCAGTTAGGGCTATTGTGCTAG